The following proteins come from a genomic window of Pieris napi chromosome 15, ilPieNapi1.2, whole genome shotgun sequence:
- the LOC125056824 gene encoding protein Spindly-like gives MDESSISNKTEADLSEDELSERYNLLKKQYDELTSNYEAINQEVHETKRTYQTSLEMQSFLQADLEACKLEEQKQRQEILSQISTLQEEITMLQNQGSEICDRNTAEITRLKNENRRLKEEKAIVCRTTPERDTKEVDEIQRQLSSVTHEAASVKAEIEAARLEIESWRMRFEELVTEINELRAAADMRREEIKSINDNEAVALAELAEIKAMLHQVDSGEQPLAKGNSIFAEVDDKRQEIAKNILQMKQSNTKLRQEIASRQSEIETLLHEKQTIWEEQAGANSHYDRELINSYEDRITQLEALCERHRRELCHWFAKPADPTTPGWLPELINHWKSECELLRGELMAQTPARISSTGLIKELRRKVALLTSTQKQSPQNDNDKSEVSIYRVPAKEIKKSDVKKKVAFT, from the exons ATGGATGAATCCAGTATAAGTAACAAAACTGAAGCAGATTTATCAGAAGATGAATTAAGTGAACgatataatttactaaaaaaacaatacgATGAACTTACTAGTAACTATGAAGCAATAAATCAAGAAGTTCACGAAACAAAAAGAACCTATCAAACTTCACTTGAAATGCAAAGTTTTCTGCAAGCAGATTTGGAGGCTTGCAAGCTTGAGGAACAAAAACAAAGACAAGAAATTCTTTCTCAAATTTCGACATTGCAAGAGGAAATAACGATGTTGCAAAATCAAGGGTCCGAAATATGCGATCGTAACACAGCTGAAATTACaagattaaaaaatgaaaatcgtCGGTTGAAGGAAGAGAAAGCTATAGTATGTAGAACCACTCCAGAGCGTGACACCAAAGAAGTTGATGAGATACAACGACAATTATCATCAGTTACACATGAAGCAGCTTCCGTGAAAGCAGAGATAGAAGCAGCAAGGTTAGAAATTGAGTCATGGCGAATGAGGTTTGAGGAACTTGTAActgaaataaatgaattgcGTGCTGCTGCAGATATGCGGAGAGAAGAAATAAAGAGTATAAATGACAATGAAGCAGTGGCATTAGCCGAGCTAGCAGAAATTAAAGCTATGCTCCATCAAGTTGATTCAGGGGAGCAACCACTAG ctAAAGGAAACTCAATATTTGCTGAGGTAGATGATAAACGACAAGAAATAGCTAAAAATATTCTTCAAATGAAACAAAGTAATACAAAG TTGCGCCAAGAGATAGCAAGCAGACAGTCAGAGATTGAGACTCTCTTGCATGAGAAGCAAACAATCTGGGAGGAGCAAGCTGGAGCCAATTCTCATTATGATAGAGAATTAATAA ATAGCTATGAAGATCGCATCACACAACTAGAAGCATTGTGTGAGAGACATCGACGTGAGTTGTGCCATTGGTTTGCGAAACCTGCTGATCCAACTACGCCAGGGTGGCTGCCGGAGCTGATTAATCATTGGAA gtcAGAATGTGAACTACTTCGTGGCGAGTTAATGGCTCAAACCCCAGCCAGGATATCCAGCACAGGTCTCATCAAAGAGCTTAGAAGAAAAGTAGCTCTTTTAACATCAACACAGAAGCAGTCGCCCCAAAATGACAATGACAAGAGCGAAGTTTCAATATACAGAGTGCCGGCTAAAGAAATTAAGAAGTCGGATGTCAAAAAGAAAGTGGCGTTTACCTAA
- the LOC125056491 gene encoding uncharacterized protein LOC125056491, producing the protein MGSNQSTRATHFQRPPNPQPPKVDEEELDDNRISISNKMVERLVEDATLNGSAHPTSPNSTFGDFKEKIYIEKLKCLDDTHSERLGITVDEVKAMTNRIEMRTANMVSVEPVCADYKQIVIDCYNSTSSPSEAAECWDAVGAFTQCVQEAGADRLRARTERDARDQERRSRHVAHARVHALKELSGAHGDSPNYER; encoded by the exons ATGGGAAGTAATCAGTCTACCAGAGCCACGCACTTCCAACGTCCTCCAAATCCACAACCACCGAAGGTTGATGAAGAGGAGTTAGATGATAACCGAATCagcatttcaaataaaatg gTAGAACGTTTAGTAGAAGATGCGACACTGAATGGATCTGCGCACCCTACAAGTCCAAATTCTACGTTTGgggattttaaagaaaagatttatatagaaaaactcAAGTGCCTGGATGACACGCATTCAGAACGGCTTGG gatAACAGTGGACGAAGTTAAAGCAATGACTAATCGTATAGAAATGCGTACAGCTAATATGGTTAGCGTTGAGCCAGTATGCGCTGATTACAAACAAATTGTTATAGACTGCTACAACAGTACAAGTTCCCCATCTGAAGCAGCGGAGTGTTGGGATGCTGTCg GTGCCTTCACTCAATGCGTGCAAGAAGCAGGCGCAGACCGCTTGCGTGCACGTACAGAACGCGATGCACGCGATCAAGAGCGACGCTCGCGTCACGTGGCACATGCAAGGGTACACGCTCTTAAGGAACTCTCGGGAGCTCACGGAGATTCTCCTAATTATGAACGATGA